DNA sequence from the bacterium genome:
TCGGACACCTGATCGACCTCTTGCAGGCGATCTTCCGCCACCCCTACCTCAAAGACCGGCTCGTGCTCAAGGGCGGAACCGCGCTCAACCTCTTCCTCCTCGATCTGCCGCGCCTGTCGGTGGACATCGACCTGAACTACATCGGGGCACTGGACCGCGAGACCATGCTCGCGGAGAGGCCCGAGGTTGACAGGGCGCTCCAAGCCGTCTTCAAGCGGCAAGACCTCGAGGTTAGGCGGCTACCCGGAGAACATGCCGGTGGGAAATGGAGGCTTTCTTTCGCCCGCGTCGAGGGCGGTCGCGGCGCGCTGGAGGTCGACCTCAACTTCCTCATGAGGATCCCACTCTGGGCACCACAACGTCGGGATTCGCCACCGATGTTGGGGGGACTCGCCGCCGGGATCCCCGTCGTCGATCTGCACGAGCTGGCCGCGGGTAAGCTAGCCGCACTCTTCAGTCGGACCGCCGCACGTGACCTCTTCGACACCGTCAACATCCTGTCTCACCGGGAACTGGATCCTGCTCTGCTTAGGCCAGCATTCGTGGTCTCTGGTGCGATGAGTCGACGCGACTGGCGGGACCTTCGCATTGAGGATGCGGCCATGGATCCGCGAGACGTAGCCCAGAAGCTCCTGCCCATGCTGCGCAGCACCCATGCACCTGCACCGTCGCGCTTGAGC
Encoded proteins:
- a CDS encoding nucleotidyl transferase AbiEii/AbiGii toxin family protein, giving the protein GHLIDLLQAIFRHPYLKDRLVLKGGTALNLFLLDLPRLSVDIDLNYIGALDRETMLAERPEVDRALQAVFKRQDLEVRRLPGEHAGGKWRLSFARVEGGRGALEVDLNFLMRIPLWAPQRRDSPPMLGGLAAGIPVVDLHELAAGKLAALFSRTAARDLFDTVNILSHRELDPALLRPAFVVSGAMSRRDWRDLRIEDAAMDPRDVAQKLLPMLRSTHAPAPSRLSDWCKRLVGECRELLGGVLPLKQAELEFLERINGQGDIRPDLLTGDPALQERLRHHPALHWKAQNVRRHLAGGSR